The Acidobacteriota bacterium genome has a window encoding:
- a CDS encoding RNA ligase family protein, producing MNLENRKPLGGKSYGHIAHLPGSRMGPGDHKCHEGQKRIATEKPRDRHDVVIVQEKLDGSNVAVARLDGMLFPLSRAGYLAGSSPYEQHWRFAEWVYANQDRFMLVLQDGERLCGEWLMQAHGTRYSLRHEPFVAFDLMTGSRRAIYDELVSRVNSAGFITPAVIHRGGPLSIERALLRLGEFGFHGALDKVEGAVWRVERNRLANEGRGSERRNEVDFLAKFVRRDKVDGVYLPEMSGNEAVWNWRP from the coding sequence ATGAACTTAGAAAACAGAAAGCCGCTTGGCGGTAAGAGCTACGGTCACATCGCGCATCTGCCCGGCTCGCGAATGGGCCCCGGCGATCACAAGTGCCACGAGGGTCAGAAGCGCATCGCGACTGAGAAGCCTCGTGACCGCCACGACGTGGTCATCGTTCAAGAGAAGCTGGATGGATCGAACGTCGCGGTTGCGAGGCTTGATGGAATGCTTTTTCCGCTGTCGCGGGCGGGCTACCTGGCCGGCAGTTCGCCTTACGAACAGCACTGGAGATTCGCAGAGTGGGTTTACGCGAATCAAGACCGCTTCATGCTCGTGCTGCAAGACGGCGAGCGTCTGTGCGGTGAATGGCTGATGCAAGCACATGGCACTCGCTACTCGTTGAGGCACGAGCCATTCGTCGCGTTTGACTTGATGACTGGGAGCCGCCGCGCGATCTACGACGAACTGGTGTCGCGGGTCAATTCCGCCGGGTTCATCACGCCGGCGGTGATCCACCGGGGAGGGCCGCTGAGCATCGAGAGAGCCCTGCTGCGGCTCGGTGAGTTCGGGTTTCACGGCGCGCTGGATAAGGTGGAAGGCGCTGTGTGGCGCGTCGAGCGAAATCGGTTGGCGAACGAAGGCCGCGGAAGCGAGCGTCGCAATGAGGTCGACTTCCTGGCGAAGTTCGTCCGGCGCGACAAGGTGGATGGAGTTTACTTGCCGGAGATGTCCGGCAATGAAGCAGTGTGGAACTGGCGGCCGTGA